A genomic segment from Deinococcus sp. YIM 77859 encodes:
- a CDS encoding BON domain-containing protein: MTRYRDDREGDRYMRDMRDDRRYDSRYGRDDDRGLMERVSDWFQGRDDDRGRYGDDRYGDRSGMGQGYGGSSGRGGWGQGYGYGRGDRTMVYGVDPGDMGYGAGASGRSYGQEYGQSQRYGQGYGQSGMSGMDRGMYGSQGASYGGGYGGGQYGSMGQGYGQDSGQGGMQSYRGRGPKGYQRSDERIREEVNDALEDDHSVDASDIEVQVQNGEVTLTGTVSDRQQKRRAEECAERVRGVKDVHNQLRVQQGGMERSGTTMGNQTGSSQSSMGSQSGGIGMGGGSGSSSTVDRTGSTGYTSTGGTAAGSLGSGPSTDNTDTDSNRR; this comes from the coding sequence ATGACCCGTTACCGTGATGACCGCGAAGGCGACCGTTACATGCGCGACATGCGCGATGACCGCCGCTATGACAGCCGGTATGGTCGCGACGACGACCGTGGCCTGATGGAACGCGTGAGTGACTGGTTCCAGGGCCGCGACGACGACCGGGGCCGCTACGGTGACGACCGCTATGGCGACCGCTCGGGAATGGGCCAGGGCTACGGCGGCTCCTCTGGCCGCGGTGGCTGGGGCCAAGGCTACGGCTACGGCCGCGGTGACCGCACCATGGTCTACGGCGTGGATCCGGGCGATATGGGCTACGGCGCCGGTGCGTCGGGCCGTTCCTACGGTCAGGAGTACGGGCAGAGCCAGAGGTACGGTCAGGGCTACGGCCAGAGCGGCATGTCCGGCATGGACCGTGGGATGTACGGCAGCCAGGGCGCCTCGTATGGTGGTGGGTACGGTGGCGGCCAGTACGGCAGCATGGGCCAGGGATACGGGCAGGACTCTGGTCAGGGCGGGATGCAGAGCTACCGGGGCCGCGGCCCCAAGGGGTACCAGCGCAGTGATGAACGCATCCGCGAGGAAGTCAACGACGCCCTCGAAGACGACCACAGCGTGGATGCCAGCGACATCGAGGTACAGGTGCAAAACGGTGAAGTGACCCTCACCGGTACGGTCAGTGATCGCCAGCAGAAGCGCCGCGCCGAGGAGTGTGCGGAACGGGTGCGCGGTGTCAAGGACGTCCACAACCAACTGCGTGTGCAGCAGGGCGGCATGGAGCGCTCCGGAACGACCATGGGGAACCAGACCGGCAGCAGCCAGTCCAGCATGGGCAGCCAGAGCGGCGGCATCGGCATGGGTGGCGGCAGCGGCAGCAGCAGCACTGTGGACCGCACCGGCAGCACCGGCTACACCAGCACCGGCGGCACGGCGGCCGGGTCCCTGGGTAGCGGGCCCAGCACCGATAACACAGACACCGACAGCAACCGGCGCTAA
- the glmS gene encoding glutamine--fructose-6-phosphate transaminase (isomerizing), whose amino-acid sequence MCGIVGYIGTRQAQDVLISGLSRLEYRGYDSAGVAVGDGACIAVRKKAGKLANLSDELTQAPLAGTLGIGHTRWATHGVPNDTNAHPHATEDGKIVIIHNGIIENYLSLKEGLLARGHTFRSETDSEVLAHLIEEAYGGDLYEAVRRALSQVRGAYSIVVTHVDHREIVAARTVSPLVMGVGEGEMFLASDVPALLPYTRRMVFLHDGDMAVLSDDGYRLTDLAGHPVTRPVEHIEWDAEAAEKGGFDTYMLKEIYEQPQALTNTLIGRLHDETGEVNLDIGLHPSSFKRIAIIACGTAYYAGLVGEYLIEELARIPVEVDVASEYRYRHPIVSEQTLAIVVSQSGETIDTLEALREAKRGGARTLGVINAKGSSMTRELDDTLYIHAGPEIGVASTKAYTSMVSAFVLLALWLGRARGTLTETAAQELLHATRELPRLVEEALAPERVARIKEVAEKYAGARDYLFLGRGVNAPTAFEGALKLKEISYIHAEAYAAGEMKHGPIALIDEQLPVVVVATASRLLEKTISNVQEVRARSGKVIALLSDGDTENARHADDVLYVPRAHEMVSPVVNAVAMQLLAYFTATALGKDVDKPRNLAKSVTVE is encoded by the coding sequence ATGTGCGGAATCGTCGGTTATATCGGCACCCGGCAGGCGCAGGACGTTCTGATCTCGGGCCTCTCCCGTTTGGAATACCGCGGCTATGACAGCGCGGGCGTGGCGGTCGGTGACGGCGCGTGCATCGCGGTGAGGAAGAAGGCGGGCAAACTCGCCAACCTCAGCGATGAGCTTACGCAGGCGCCGCTGGCGGGCACGCTGGGCATCGGCCACACGCGCTGGGCCACCCACGGCGTGCCCAACGACACGAACGCGCATCCGCACGCGACCGAGGACGGCAAGATCGTCATCATCCACAACGGCATCATCGAAAATTACCTCTCGCTGAAAGAGGGGCTCCTCGCCCGCGGGCACACCTTTAGAAGCGAAACCGATTCGGAGGTGCTCGCGCACCTGATCGAGGAGGCGTATGGGGGTGACCTGTACGAGGCCGTGCGGCGGGCGCTCTCGCAGGTGCGCGGCGCGTACAGCATCGTGGTGACGCATGTCGACCACCGGGAGATCGTGGCGGCCCGCACCGTGAGCCCGCTGGTGATGGGGGTCGGGGAGGGCGAGATGTTCCTCGCGTCGGACGTGCCCGCGCTTCTGCCGTACACCCGGCGAATGGTCTTTTTGCACGACGGCGACATGGCGGTGCTCAGTGACGACGGCTACCGCCTGACTGACCTGGCGGGCCATCCGGTCACCCGCCCGGTGGAGCACATCGAGTGGGACGCGGAGGCGGCAGAAAAGGGCGGCTTCGATACCTATATGCTCAAGGAGATCTACGAGCAGCCCCAAGCCCTCACCAATACCCTGATTGGACGCCTGCACGACGAGACGGGTGAGGTGAATCTCGACATCGGCCTTCACCCGTCCTCCTTCAAGCGCATCGCCATCATCGCCTGCGGCACCGCCTACTACGCCGGGCTGGTCGGCGAGTACCTCATCGAGGAGCTCGCGCGAATTCCGGTGGAGGTGGACGTGGCTTCGGAGTACCGCTACCGCCATCCCATCGTGAGCGAGCAGACCCTGGCCATCGTGGTGAGCCAGTCGGGCGAGACGATCGACACGCTTGAGGCGCTGCGCGAGGCCAAAAGGGGCGGCGCGAGGACCCTAGGGGTCATCAACGCCAAGGGCAGCTCGATGACCCGCGAACTCGACGATACGCTGTACATCCATGCGGGGCCGGAGATCGGGGTGGCCAGCACCAAGGCGTATACCAGCATGGTGAGCGCCTTTGTGCTGCTCGCGCTGTGGCTGGGCCGGGCGCGCGGTACCCTGACGGAGACTGCGGCGCAAGAACTCCTGCACGCGACCCGCGAACTGCCGCGCCTGGTGGAAGAAGCCCTTGCCCCCGAGCGGGTGGCGCGGATCAAGGAGGTCGCCGAGAAGTACGCTGGCGCCCGCGACTACCTGTTCCTGGGCCGCGGGGTGAACGCGCCCACCGCCTTTGAGGGGGCGCTGAAGCTCAAGGAGATCAGCTACATTCACGCTGAAGCCTACGCGGCGGGCGAGATGAAACACGGTCCGATCGCCCTGATCGACGAACAGCTTCCCGTCGTGGTGGTTGCCACCGCAAGCCGCCTCCTCGAAAAGACCATCAGCAACGTGCAGGAGGTCCGCGCCCGCTCCGGCAAGGTCATCGCCCTGCTCTCGGATGGTGACACGGAAAACGCTCGTCACGCCGACGACGTGCTGTACGTGCCACGGGCGCACGAGATGGTCAGCCCGGTGGTGAACGCGGTCGCCATGCAGCTGCTCGCCTACTTCACGGCCACCGCCCTTGGCAAGGATGTGGACAAGCCCCGCAACCTGGCCAAGAGCGTGACGGTGGAGTGA
- a CDS encoding GNAT family N-acetyltransferase: MSLTVVPVTGKDLRAVIPDLARLRMTVFRDFPYLYAGSPEYEEGYLATYLNAPGALVVLVRDGERVIGASTALPLLEETAEVRAPFLRSEFDPAAVLYLGESVLLPEYRGQGLGHRFFDEREAHAARLGLPITAFCAVQRPEDHPARPPSHRSLHAFWRARGYAERPDLETVLSWQDVGESQETPKVMRFWVRSGG, translated from the coding sequence TTGAGCCTGACTGTTGTCCCCGTCACGGGAAAGGACCTGCGGGCGGTCATTCCCGACCTGGCACGGCTGCGGATGACGGTCTTCCGTGACTTCCCTTACCTCTACGCGGGCAGCCCCGAGTACGAGGAAGGCTATCTGGCGACCTACCTCAACGCGCCCGGCGCCCTGGTGGTTCTGGTGCGGGACGGCGAGCGGGTGATCGGCGCGAGCACCGCGCTGCCACTGCTGGAGGAAACGGCAGAAGTGCGGGCGCCCTTTCTGCGTTCCGAGTTTGACCCCGCCGCCGTGCTGTACCTTGGCGAGAGCGTGCTGCTGCCCGAATACCGGGGGCAGGGTCTGGGGCACCGCTTTTTCGACGAGCGAGAAGCGCACGCCGCTCGCCTGGGCCTCCCCATCACCGCCTTCTGTGCGGTGCAGCGCCCGGAGGACCACCCGGCTCGTCCCCCGAGCCACCGTTCCCTGCATGCCTTTTGGCGGGCGCGCGGCTACGCAGAGCGGCCCGACCTAGAGACCGTGCTCTCCTGGCAGGACGTGGGCGAGTCCCAGGAGACGCCCAAAGTGATGCGCTTCTGGGTCAGGAGTGGGGGATAA
- a CDS encoding PLP-dependent aspartate aminotransferase family protein, with product MSKQELRAGFRTRAVHAGHGLDPVTGAHAVPIYATSTFGYGSAERGARLFAGQEAGYFYSRLGNPTVRAFEEKVASLEGAGDAVAFGSGMGAASAVALTFLTSGDEVAFVGPLYGGTEGLLRDILGRFGVTVHEAGDVDSLRAVLSGRTRLVWLETPTNPTLKIVDLRAACEIAHTVGALVVVDNTFCTPYLTRPLEFGADLVLHSATKYLGGHGDVIAGVVAGNPELVGELRLHGLRHVGAVLGPQDAYLLLRGLKTLPLRMDAHCANAQALAQALRGHPALGALHYPGLPEHPGHDVASRQMSAYGGLVSLDLGTPEAAFAFLNGLRLFTQAVSLGDVESLSSHPASTTHQLLGTETLARQGVTPGLVRLSLGIEDAQDLILDVLNALEQVPASAVP from the coding sequence ATGTCTAAACAGGAGCTGCGGGCTGGGTTTCGCACCCGCGCCGTTCATGCCGGTCACGGCCTCGATCCGGTCACGGGTGCCCACGCCGTGCCCATCTACGCCACCTCGACGTTCGGGTACGGCAGCGCCGAGCGGGGCGCGCGCCTCTTTGCCGGGCAAGAGGCCGGCTATTTCTACTCGCGCCTGGGCAATCCCACCGTGCGGGCCTTTGAAGAAAAGGTGGCGAGTCTGGAGGGCGCCGGGGACGCCGTCGCCTTTGGAAGTGGCATGGGTGCGGCGAGCGCGGTTGCCCTCACCTTCCTGACCTCCGGAGACGAGGTGGCCTTTGTGGGGCCCCTCTACGGCGGCACCGAGGGGCTGTTGCGCGATATCCTGGGGCGCTTTGGCGTGACGGTGCACGAGGCGGGGGACGTGGACAGCCTGCGCGCGGTGCTCAGCGGCCGGACCCGCCTGGTGTGGCTGGAAACGCCCACCAACCCCACGCTGAAGATCGTCGACCTGCGGGCGGCCTGCGAGATCGCGCACACGGTAGGGGCGCTGGTCGTGGTGGACAACACCTTCTGCACGCCGTACCTGACGCGCCCGCTGGAGTTTGGGGCCGACCTGGTGCTGCACTCCGCGACCAAGTACCTGGGCGGGCACGGCGACGTGATCGCGGGGGTCGTGGCGGGCAACCCCGAGCTCGTCGGCGAATTGCGGCTGCACGGGCTGCGGCATGTCGGCGCCGTTCTGGGACCGCAGGACGCCTACCTGCTGCTGCGCGGCCTCAAGACCCTCCCGCTGCGAATGGACGCCCACTGTGCCAATGCCCAAGCGCTCGCTCAGGCGCTGCGGGGACACCCCGCCCTAGGGGCCCTGCATTACCCCGGCCTGCCCGAGCACCCCGGCCACGACGTCGCCTCCCGGCAGATGAGCGCCTACGGAGGCCTGGTCAGCCTGGATCTCGGCACGCCAGAGGCAGCCTTTGCCTTTCTGAACGGCCTACGGCTCTTCACCCAGGCCGTTAGCCTAGGCGACGTAGAAAGTCTCTCCAGCCACCCCGCCAGCACCACCCATCAGCTCCTGGGCACGGAGACGCTGGCACGCCAGGGCGTCACACCGGGGCTGGTGCGCCTCTCGCTGGGCATCGAGGACGCGCAGGACCTGATCCTGGACGTTCTGAACGCGCTCGAACAGGTGCCGGCGAGCGCCGTGCCCTAG
- a CDS encoding ketosteroid isomerase-related protein produces the protein MTLTDPQARTLHLIGAYYEAFNAGEPAALLALLSGDVRHDINEGETQHGREAFGAFLRRMDSHYRERVTDLVVMATPDGTRAAAEFVIHGEYLRTDPGLPEARGQTYVLPVGAFFEVRDEKITRVTNYYNLAEWTRQVQGNP, from the coding sequence GTGACCCTGACTGATCCGCAGGCCCGAACCCTTCACCTGATTGGGGCCTACTACGAGGCCTTTAATGCCGGAGAGCCCGCCGCCCTGCTCGCCCTGCTGAGCGGTGACGTGCGCCACGACATCAACGAGGGTGAAACGCAGCATGGGCGGGAAGCCTTCGGGGCGTTTTTGCGCCGCATGGACAGCCACTACCGTGAGCGGGTCACCGACCTCGTGGTGATGGCGACCCCAGACGGCACCCGCGCCGCCGCCGAGTTCGTGATTCACGGCGAGTACCTGCGAACCGATCCGGGGTTGCCGGAAGCGCGGGGCCAGACCTACGTGCTGCCCGTCGGGGCCTTTTTTGAGGTGCGGGACGAGAAGATCACCCGCGTCACGAACTACTACAACCTGGCCGAGTGGACGCGGCAGGTACAGGGGAATCCTTGA
- a CDS encoding 2-oxoglutarate dehydrogenase E1 component: MTQSPTIMSGGNAAFIEGLYEAYLADPGNVDPEWRAYFDELRGGASETAHSAVQQAFYALGTQRRGAAAPAPSTSAGLSGAQQAAGALITAYRVYGHISARTNPLKMRGVPVVPELTPEFYGLSEAQLQEHVQVQEGPFSGTLRDVIAQLQETYCGSIGFEFNYLPAPERRWFQERIEPTRGRGQYSPEERRRFLHKLNAAEGLERYLHIKYVGQKRFSLEGSESFIPLLDRIIQQAGRYGVKETVIGMAHRGRLNVLVNIFGKKPADLFAEFEGKKKLSDNPDVAGDVKYHMGFSSDVRTPGGPMHLALAFNPSHLEIVSPVVHGSVRARQDRRGDTERKQVLPITVHGDAAVSGQGVVMETLNLSRLRGFTTGGAVRIVINNQIGFTVSDPRDTRSSRYCTDVAKIANAPVLHVNGDDPEAVAFCGDLALEYRQTFGKDVFIDLISFRRHGHNEADDPTMTQPIMYREIRTHPGTRALYAQALERAGVLKPGEADELVERYRERLDAGDAVVEEIENVEQSKLAADWSQYIHTHWTEETPTAVPQARLTELGLKLTEVPEGFALHRGVKRVLDARRAMAKGEQPLDWGMGEMLAYATLLTEGYSVRLDGQDSGRGTFSHRHAVLHNQQAQDPLNEEYVSLAHLAPDQGRVEIIDSTLSEEAVLAFEYGYSTSEPKALVAWEAQFGDFANGAQAVIDQFLSAGESKWQRLSGLTMLLPHGYEGAGPEHSSARLERYLQLCAQKNMQVVVPSSAAQMFHLLRRQVLRPYRKPLIVMTPKSLLRHKLAMSSLSELAEGRFQEVIGDDRVQQASRVVISSGKLHWELFEAREADREGYAGTALIRLEQLYPFPAEALRAELAQFPGAQVVWAQEEPENQGAWLMIREDLERVLAAGQRLTHASRPRSASTAVGYAHVHALEQAQVIAAALGEPVTREVVEAEIKKTAQTSAQS; this comes from the coding sequence ATGACGCAGTCACCAACCATCATGTCCGGCGGGAACGCGGCCTTTATCGAGGGGCTGTACGAGGCGTACCTGGCCGACCCTGGAAACGTGGACCCCGAGTGGCGCGCGTATTTTGACGAGCTGCGCGGCGGGGCGAGCGAGACGGCTCACTCGGCGGTGCAGCAGGCGTTCTATGCCCTAGGAACGCAGCGCCGGGGTGCCGCCGCTCCTGCACCCAGCACAAGCGCGGGGCTGAGCGGTGCCCAGCAGGCCGCGGGCGCCCTGATTACCGCCTACCGCGTGTATGGCCACATCAGCGCCCGAACCAATCCCCTCAAGATGCGCGGCGTTCCGGTGGTGCCCGAACTCACCCCCGAGTTCTATGGCCTCTCGGAAGCGCAACTGCAGGAGCACGTGCAGGTGCAGGAAGGCCCTTTCAGCGGCACCCTGCGGGACGTGATCGCGCAGCTTCAGGAGACGTACTGCGGCTCGATCGGCTTCGAGTTCAACTACCTGCCCGCGCCGGAGCGCCGGTGGTTTCAGGAGCGCATCGAGCCGACGCGCGGACGCGGCCAGTACAGCCCGGAGGAACGCCGCCGCTTTCTGCACAAGCTCAACGCGGCCGAGGGCCTGGAACGGTACCTGCACATCAAGTACGTGGGCCAGAAGCGGTTTTCGCTGGAAGGAAGCGAGAGTTTCATTCCACTTCTCGACCGCATCATTCAGCAGGCGGGCCGCTACGGCGTCAAGGAAACGGTCATCGGCATGGCCCACCGCGGGCGCCTCAACGTGCTGGTGAACATTTTTGGCAAGAAACCCGCCGACCTCTTCGCCGAGTTCGAGGGCAAGAAAAAGCTCAGCGATAACCCCGATGTGGCGGGCGACGTGAAGTACCACATGGGCTTTTCCAGCGACGTGCGCACGCCGGGCGGTCCGATGCACCTCGCGCTCGCCTTTAACCCCAGCCATCTGGAGATCGTCTCGCCGGTCGTGCACGGCAGCGTGCGGGCTCGCCAGGATCGCCGCGGCGACACCGAGCGCAAGCAGGTGCTGCCCATCACCGTCCACGGCGACGCTGCGGTCAGCGGCCAGGGCGTGGTGATGGAGACCCTCAACCTCTCGCGCCTGCGCGGCTTCACAACGGGTGGAGCGGTGCGCATCGTGATCAATAACCAGATCGGCTTCACGGTCAGCGACCCGCGTGACACCCGCTCCAGCCGCTACTGCACCGATGTGGCAAAAATCGCCAACGCGCCCGTGCTGCACGTCAACGGCGACGACCCGGAGGCGGTGGCCTTTTGCGGTGACCTCGCGCTGGAATACCGCCAGACCTTCGGCAAGGACGTCTTCATCGACCTGATCTCCTTCCGCCGCCACGGGCACAACGAGGCCGACGACCCCACCATGACCCAGCCCATCATGTACCGGGAAATCAGGACCCATCCCGGGACCCGCGCCCTGTACGCGCAGGCGCTGGAGCGGGCGGGCGTGCTGAAGCCCGGCGAGGCAGACGAGCTCGTCGAGCGCTACCGCGAGCGGCTTGACGCCGGGGACGCGGTTGTCGAGGAAATTGAGAACGTGGAGCAGAGCAAGCTGGCGGCCGACTGGAGCCAGTACATCCACACCCACTGGACCGAGGAGACACCCACCGCCGTGCCCCAGGCCAGGCTGACCGAGCTCGGCCTCAAGCTCACGGAAGTGCCGGAGGGCTTTGCACTTCACCGGGGCGTGAAGCGGGTGCTGGACGCCCGCCGGGCGATGGCGAAGGGCGAACAGCCGCTCGATTGGGGCATGGGCGAGATGCTGGCCTACGCCACGCTGCTCACGGAGGGCTACAGCGTCCGCCTCGACGGTCAGGATTCGGGGCGCGGCACCTTTAGCCACCGGCATGCAGTGCTGCACAACCAGCAGGCGCAAGACCCGCTGAACGAGGAGTACGTCAGCCTCGCGCACCTCGCCCCGGATCAGGGCCGGGTGGAAATCATTGACTCCACGCTCTCGGAGGAGGCGGTTCTCGCGTTTGAGTACGGATACTCCACCTCCGAGCCCAAGGCGCTGGTCGCCTGGGAAGCGCAGTTCGGGGACTTTGCCAACGGGGCGCAGGCCGTGATTGACCAGTTCCTCAGTGCGGGCGAGAGCAAGTGGCAGCGCCTCTCGGGGCTGACCATGCTGCTTCCGCACGGCTACGAGGGGGCCGGGCCCGAGCACTCCAGCGCCCGGCTGGAACGCTACCTGCAACTGTGCGCCCAAAAGAACATGCAGGTGGTGGTTCCCAGCAGCGCCGCGCAGATGTTTCACCTGCTGCGCCGCCAGGTGCTGCGGCCCTACCGCAAGCCCTTGATCGTGATGACGCCCAAGAGCCTGCTGCGCCACAAGCTCGCCATGAGCTCGCTGTCCGAGCTGGCGGAAGGCCGCTTCCAAGAGGTCATCGGGGACGACAGGGTGCAGCAGGCCAGCCGGGTGGTGATCAGCTCCGGCAAGCTGCACTGGGAACTCTTTGAGGCGCGGGAGGCCGACAGGGAGGGCTATGCCGGCACCGCGCTCATTCGCCTGGAGCAGCTCTATCCCTTCCCGGCAGAGGCGCTGCGGGCCGAACTCGCCCAATTCCCCGGCGCGCAGGTGGTCTGGGCGCAGGAGGAGCCCGAAAACCAGGGCGCGTGGCTGATGATCCGCGAGGATCTGGAACGGGTGCTGGCCGCGGGGCAACGCCTGACCCACGCCAGCCGCCCGCGTTCGGCGAGCACGGCCGTCGGCTATGCCCACGTGCACGCCCTGGAGCAGGCGCAGGTGATTGCTGCCGCGCTGGGCGAACCGGTGACCCGCGAGGTCGTCGAGGCGGAGATCAAGAAGACGGCCCAAACCAGCGCGCAGTCCTGA
- the rpmF gene encoding 50S ribosomal protein L32, which translates to MAKHPVPKKKTSKSKRDMRRSHHALVAPNLTECPHCHAKKLSHHICPSCGYYNGRQVLAV; encoded by the coding sequence ATGGCGAAGCACCCCGTTCCCAAGAAGAAGACCAGCAAGAGCAAGCGCGACATGCGCCGCAGCCACCACGCGCTCGTGGCTCCCAACCTGACCGAGTGCCCCCACTGCCACGCCAAGAAGCTCAGCCACCACATCTGCCCAAGCTGCGGCTACTACAACGGCCGTCAGGTGCTGGCGGTCTAA
- a CDS encoding trimeric intracellular cation channel family protein, with translation MPEWTLPQGPFPHVTWQEGLHLLDLLGVLAFSMSGALLAVRKRFDLLGVLVLGCVTAVGGGAIRDTLTGQTPPLFLRDETYLWLALLGAVLAFAFGERLARFERTLSVFDTLGLALFAASGAVGALGLGLGPLGVMFAGMLSGVGGGIIRDLIANEVPEVMYRRDQLYATAAAAGAAAVYLLAPHLPTFGAQLSGAAVVILLRWLSRRGWVRLPVRRLPNG, from the coding sequence ATGCCCGAATGGACGCTGCCACAGGGACCTTTTCCCCACGTGACCTGGCAAGAGGGACTCCACCTCCTCGACCTCTTGGGTGTGCTCGCCTTTAGCATGTCGGGAGCGCTGCTCGCGGTTCGCAAACGGTTTGATCTGTTGGGCGTGCTGGTGCTGGGCTGCGTGACGGCGGTGGGCGGCGGGGCGATCCGGGACACCCTGACCGGACAGACGCCCCCTCTTTTCCTGCGCGACGAGACGTACCTGTGGCTGGCGCTGCTGGGCGCCGTGCTCGCCTTTGCCTTTGGGGAACGCCTGGCCCGCTTCGAGCGCACCCTGAGCGTCTTCGATACGCTTGGCCTCGCCCTGTTTGCCGCGTCCGGCGCGGTGGGTGCCCTGGGGCTGGGCCTAGGACCGCTGGGGGTGATGTTTGCCGGAATGCTCAGCGGCGTGGGAGGCGGCATCATCCGCGACCTGATCGCCAACGAGGTCCCGGAGGTGATGTACCGCCGCGACCAGCTCTACGCCACCGCCGCCGCGGCCGGAGCCGCCGCCGTGTACCTGCTCGCTCCCCACCTGCCCACCTTTGGGGCGCAGCTGTCGGGGGCAGCGGTGGTCATTCTCCTGCGCTGGCTCTCCCGCCGCGGTTGGGTCCGCCTCCCGGTGCGGCGGCTGCCGAACGGTTAG